In the genome of Hymenobacter cellulosivorans, one region contains:
- a CDS encoding OmpA family protein, which yields MGTSADLWRPPVQAQRYGKSRYAPAGRRGGRRRAKKKLDTEGKATIYINFDTDQASIKPESEATVAEVVKLLRQNPSLRLSVEGHTDNTGAAAHNRQLSEARAQAVVADLTSQQIAASRLRAAGFGPDKPIADNSTEAGKAQNRRVELVKL from the coding sequence GTGGGTACAAGTGCAGACCTCTGGCGACCACCAGTACAAGCTCAACGTTACGGAAAGAGCCGCTATGCCCCAGCAGGCCGGCGTGGTGGGCGCCGTCGAGCTAAAAAAAAACTAGATACCGAGGGTAAAGCCACCATCTACATCAACTTCGACACCGATCAGGCCAGTATCAAGCCGGAGTCGGAGGCCACGGTAGCGGAGGTGGTGAAGCTGCTCCGGCAAAACCCCTCGCTGCGGCTCTCAGTGGAAGGCCACACCGACAATACCGGCGCGGCGGCCCACAACCGGCAGCTCTCCGAAGCCCGGGCCCAAGCTGTGGTAGCCGACCTGACCAGCCAGCAGATAGCTGCCAGCCGTTTGCGCGCCGCTGGCTTCGGGCCCGACAAGCCCATTGCCGATAACAGCACGGAAGCCGGCAAGGCCCAGAACCGGCGGGTGGAACTAGTGAAACTATAG
- the plsY gene encoding glycerol-3-phosphate 1-O-acyltransferase PlsY, producing the protein MNLPLVLALLVAAYLLGSIPTALWVGRRFFGLDIREHGSGNAGATNTFRVLGKKPGSIVMAIDVFKGWAATMMATVMLNQGAIRPDQLLYFQLACGALAVIGHIYPVFAQFRGGKGVATVLGMMLAIAPATVGVCILVFLAMLFLFRYVSLASMSAGVAFAFLQLLPPFRPDNNLLLGFGFVLAVLLIYTHRANIGRLRAGTESRVPLFGRK; encoded by the coding sequence ATGAACCTACCCCTCGTCCTGGCCCTGCTCGTGGCCGCCTACCTGCTCGGCTCCATCCCGACGGCCCTTTGGGTCGGCCGCCGCTTCTTCGGCCTCGATATCCGGGAGCATGGCTCCGGCAACGCCGGCGCCACCAACACCTTCCGGGTGCTGGGCAAAAAGCCGGGCTCCATCGTCATGGCCATTGATGTGTTCAAGGGCTGGGCTGCTACCATGATGGCGACGGTGATGCTCAACCAGGGCGCCATCCGCCCCGATCAGCTGCTCTACTTCCAGCTGGCCTGTGGGGCTCTGGCCGTTATTGGGCACATTTACCCGGTATTTGCCCAGTTCAGAGGGGGCAAGGGCGTAGCTACGGTGCTGGGTATGATGCTGGCCATTGCCCCGGCCACGGTGGGCGTCTGCATCCTGGTGTTCCTGGCGATGTTGTTCTTGTTCCGCTACGTGTCGTTGGCTTCCATGTCGGCCGGGGTGGCTTTTGCCTTTTTGCAGTTGCTGCCCCCGTTCCGCCCCGATAACAACCTACTGCTAGGCTTCGGCTTCGTGCTGGCCGTGCTGCTGATTTATACCCACCGTGCCAACATTGGCCGCCTGCGGGCCGGCACCGAGAGCCGCGTGCCCCTGTTCGGGCGGAAGTAG
- the tpiA gene encoding triose-phosphate isomerase, producing MRKNIVAGNWKMNMTYQDGLALVSEITNMVADETLGANVEVVIAPPAPFLHSVGKLLAEGGKIHLGAQNCHQKESGAYTGEISAKQLQSVGVEYVILGHSERRQYFGEDDELLSQKLKAVLAAGLKPIFCIGESLETREADETFAFLTTQLKNGLFHLSNEEFAQVVIAYEPIWAIGTGKTATSQQAQEVHAFIREQIAGAYDAEAALNTTILYGGSANAQNARELFSQPDVDGGLIGGASLKSRDFTEIIKSF from the coding sequence ATGCGCAAGAATATCGTCGCCGGTAACTGGAAAATGAACATGACTTACCAGGACGGCCTTGCCCTGGTTTCGGAAATCACCAACATGGTAGCCGACGAAACGCTGGGTGCCAACGTGGAAGTGGTCATTGCGCCGCCCGCGCCGTTTCTGCATTCCGTTGGTAAGCTGCTGGCCGAAGGCGGCAAGATTCACCTGGGAGCCCAGAACTGCCACCAGAAGGAAAGCGGCGCCTATACCGGCGAGATTTCGGCCAAGCAGCTGCAGTCGGTAGGAGTGGAGTACGTTATTCTGGGCCACTCTGAGCGGCGCCAGTACTTTGGCGAAGATGACGAGCTGCTCAGCCAAAAGCTCAAAGCCGTATTGGCCGCCGGACTGAAGCCTATCTTCTGCATCGGTGAGTCGCTGGAAACCCGCGAGGCCGACGAGACCTTTGCCTTTCTGACCACTCAGCTCAAAAACGGTCTGTTTCACCTCAGCAACGAGGAATTCGCCCAGGTCGTTATTGCCTATGAGCCTATTTGGGCCATTGGCACCGGCAAAACCGCCACCAGCCAGCAGGCCCAGGAAGTGCACGCCTTCATCCGGGAACAGATTGCCGGCGCCTACGACGCCGAAGCGGCTCTGAACACGACCATCCTGTACGGCGGCTCGGCTAATGCTCAGAACGCCCGGGAGCTGTTCAGCCAGCCCGACGTGGACGGCGGCCTCATCGGCGGCGCCTCGCTCAAGTCGCGCGACTTCACCGAGATTATCAAGTCGTTCTAA
- a CDS encoding porin family protein, with the protein MKKAFLIASTLLLAGSISQAQVLRVGLKLGGNVSNVVGYDARESNWRVGAHGGLMAQLRPSFLPNWSLQTEALYTMKGDNSLQYGPSVMTHFAYLDVPVLLQYHWDELFFEAGPQFSYLLEATPASPTLVLPGKSSFRDQSYGFAVGFGYQDKSGVQIGWRYNADLTNVRKPVAFVKEKPLDGAQLADDLLQDQVQVRLRNSVMELYLGYNVGTGQLGGALVDAGTGIGRGVKFLVTAPFRLFRKKSRATPTDAAPATPATTTPPTPTPAPATTPKP; encoded by the coding sequence ATGAAAAAAGCTTTTCTGATTGCCTCTACTCTGCTGCTGGCGGGCAGTATCAGCCAGGCGCAAGTGCTGCGCGTCGGACTCAAACTCGGGGGCAACGTGTCGAATGTAGTGGGCTACGATGCCAGAGAAAGCAACTGGCGGGTGGGCGCCCATGGAGGCCTAATGGCCCAACTGCGGCCCAGCTTTTTGCCCAATTGGAGCCTGCAGACCGAGGCACTCTATACCATGAAGGGCGACAACTCGCTGCAGTATGGCCCCAGCGTGATGACTCACTTCGCCTACCTCGACGTGCCGGTGCTGCTGCAATACCACTGGGACGAGCTGTTCTTTGAGGCCGGGCCCCAGTTCAGCTACCTGCTGGAGGCCACGCCGGCCTCGCCCACGCTGGTGCTGCCCGGTAAGTCGAGCTTTCGGGACCAGTCGTACGGCTTTGCAGTGGGCTTTGGGTACCAGGATAAATCGGGGGTGCAGATTGGCTGGCGCTACAATGCCGACCTGACTAACGTGCGTAAGCCTGTAGCCTTCGTCAAAGAAAAGCCGCTTGATGGGGCCCAGCTCGCCGACGATTTGCTGCAGGACCAGGTACAGGTGCGCCTGCGCAACAGCGTGATGGAGCTGTATCTGGGCTACAACGTGGGCACGGGCCAGCTCGGCGGCGCCCTGGTTGATGCCGGCACCGGCATTGGGCGCGGGGTTAAATTCCTGGTAACAGCTCCCTTCCGCCTGTTCCGGAAAAAGAGCCGCGCCACGCCCACGGATGCCGCCCCCGCTACCCCGGCCACTACAACACCGCCGACGCCTACTCCCGCTCCGGCCACTACGCCCAAGCCCTAG
- a CDS encoding tryptophan-rich sensory protein: protein MEITGSVVRSRSRSSVSPWRWLAALSIVGNIALNYWANTHPFNGQTMGAVSAQYPTLLTPAGYAFSIWGLIFLALAGYGVWQLLPAQRNMYVAGHIARPLAVANVATAAWVVLFAYELIEISTLVMLVILGSLITVYSRARRLVLERKAPRWSSIPFSLYLGWISVATVINVTIGLQQHLWRAETGISVMLTLLLLAAVVGLALAISSAARDMVFPLVVAWALVGIWVARQGQYPELRWAALGGAGIAAVAGGALSLRKESRRERKAREADNY from the coding sequence ATGGAAATAACTGGTTCAGTCGTACGCTCCCGCTCCCGGTCGTCTGTTTCACCCTGGCGCTGGTTGGCGGCGTTGAGCATTGTTGGCAACATTGCTCTGAATTACTGGGCCAATACCCACCCGTTTAATGGGCAGACGATGGGAGCTGTGTCGGCGCAGTATCCCACCTTGCTCACGCCGGCCGGCTATGCGTTCAGTATCTGGGGCCTGATTTTTCTGGCGCTGGCCGGTTACGGAGTCTGGCAGCTGCTGCCCGCCCAGCGCAACATGTACGTAGCTGGTCACATTGCCCGGCCGCTTGCCGTAGCCAACGTGGCCACGGCCGCCTGGGTAGTGCTTTTTGCTTATGAGCTCATCGAAATCAGCACCCTGGTGATGCTGGTCATCCTTGGTAGTTTGATAACGGTCTATAGCCGGGCCCGGCGCCTGGTGCTGGAGCGGAAAGCTCCGCGCTGGTCCAGTATTCCCTTCTCCCTGTATCTGGGCTGGATATCGGTGGCCACGGTTATCAACGTCACCATCGGGCTGCAACAGCATTTGTGGCGCGCCGAAACCGGCATATCCGTGATGCTCACGCTGCTGCTGCTGGCGGCTGTTGTGGGGCTGGCCCTGGCTATCAGCAGCGCGGCCCGGGATATGGTTTTCCCGTTGGTAGTAGCCTGGGCGCTGGTTGGAATCTGGGTGGCCCGGCAGGGCCAGTATCCGGAGCTGCGCTGGGCTGCCCTGGGCGGCGCCGGTATTGCGGCGGTAGCGGGGGGAGCACTGAGCTTGCGCAAAGAGAGCCGCCGGGAGCGGAAAGCGCGCGAAGCGGACAACTACTAG
- a CDS encoding sensor histidine kinase, which produces MSALDLTYPANADHQGTPLRDAQREQLITQNVAGKTPEQVQELVRQLQEYQLELELQNEELQQAQLEAQAARARYENLYNVAPLGYVTLDAQGIIGHLNPRVSRYFKTEAEHLLGRRFAVFVLESYREAFQDFFRTTLASPTDVNYTLKVQLQAFDGTIFDARLDAMAAPDANDQPGCRLALADISTLQQAIRQRREQQESLDRALTASQQGMWEWSFADNQLRWDQRAQACFGRAHDPNPASFDVLAQAVHPGDLPTVLKALHACIQYGAQLDLTHRVLWPDGSVHYVAAYGHTVANAQGRPHCLSGLMRDVTARYAAEEELAHKNRLLEHVLDNMPVILGRVTPEGRYVEMVGAGLRRVGVADNQLVGYTVFDTFPSLAEPARRLLAGEQVNFVGAAEHEGQQVYYQNYGYFDQQRQQGVFFAIDVTETEQAREKLRQERNFVRSLLDHSTDGILAFDQQGHITAWNQAMEHLTGKTEPAMLGQALFDHLPFTPDSGPGQVIQALLSGEARPRTHLSFSPSGSRHFDVTAIPLPPPPEATGGGLLILRDVTELTRLQTEATQTQLRQQREVLQAVLTAQEEERRRISEALHNGIGQLLFAAKLNAEHQLQLPPGTPNKVLDLLNEAIRATRTVSFELTPIVLEDFGLQSALQKLTQHLPPGQLQLHSHFQGLEQPRPHLMDLAIYRIVQELVNNVLKHAHTLEATLHVVHEDGEVYLSMEDNGAGFLPTTPSALSKTLGLATIRNRVALFEGTIELNSLPGRGTIVTITLPVQTQLPVGSRAGI; this is translated from the coding sequence ATGAGCGCACTGGATTTGACCTACCCAGCCAACGCCGACCACCAGGGTACTCCCCTGCGCGATGCGCAACGGGAACAACTGATAACCCAAAATGTGGCCGGCAAAACGCCCGAGCAGGTGCAGGAACTCGTGCGGCAACTGCAGGAGTACCAGCTGGAGCTGGAGCTGCAGAATGAGGAACTGCAGCAGGCCCAGCTAGAAGCCCAGGCCGCCCGGGCCCGCTACGAAAACCTCTACAACGTGGCCCCCCTGGGCTACGTGACCCTCGACGCACAAGGCATTATCGGGCATCTCAACCCGCGGGTGAGCCGCTATTTTAAGACCGAGGCCGAGCACCTACTGGGCCGGCGCTTTGCGGTATTTGTGTTGGAAAGTTACCGGGAAGCCTTTCAGGACTTTTTCCGGACTACCCTGGCCAGCCCCACCGACGTAAACTACACGCTCAAGGTGCAGCTTCAGGCCTTCGATGGCACCATCTTCGATGCCCGCCTCGATGCCATGGCCGCCCCCGATGCCAACGACCAGCCTGGCTGCCGCCTGGCCCTGGCCGATATTTCAACCCTGCAACAGGCCATCCGGCAGCGGCGCGAGCAACAGGAAAGCCTTGACCGGGCCCTCACGGCCAGCCAGCAGGGCATGTGGGAGTGGAGTTTTGCCGACAACCAGCTGCGCTGGGACCAACGGGCCCAGGCCTGCTTCGGGCGCGCCCACGACCCCAATCCAGCGTCGTTTGACGTGCTGGCCCAGGCCGTGCATCCCGGCGACCTGCCCACTGTGCTAAAAGCCCTGCACGCCTGTATACAGTACGGCGCCCAGCTCGACCTCACCCACCGCGTGCTGTGGCCCGATGGCTCGGTGCACTACGTGGCGGCCTACGGCCACACCGTAGCCAACGCCCAGGGCCGGCCGCACTGCCTCAGCGGCCTGATGCGCGACGTGACGGCCCGCTATGCCGCCGAGGAAGAGCTGGCCCACAAAAACCGCCTGCTGGAGCACGTCCTCGACAATATGCCCGTGATTTTGGGGCGCGTAACACCCGAGGGCCGATACGTAGAGATGGTGGGCGCGGGCCTGCGCCGCGTGGGCGTGGCCGACAACCAACTGGTGGGCTACACGGTGTTTGATACCTTTCCCAGCTTAGCCGAGCCCGCGAGGCGCCTGCTGGCCGGCGAGCAAGTCAACTTCGTGGGCGCGGCCGAGCACGAGGGCCAGCAGGTGTACTACCAGAACTACGGCTACTTCGACCAGCAGCGCCAGCAGGGCGTGTTCTTTGCCATCGACGTGACCGAGACCGAGCAGGCCCGCGAAAAGCTGCGGCAGGAACGCAACTTCGTGCGCAGCCTGCTTGACCACAGCACCGACGGAATCCTGGCCTTCGACCAGCAGGGCCACATCACGGCTTGGAACCAGGCCATGGAGCACCTCACCGGCAAGACCGAGCCCGCCATGCTTGGCCAAGCGCTGTTTGACCACCTGCCGTTCACCCCTGATTCGGGACCGGGCCAGGTGATTCAGGCCCTGCTCAGCGGCGAGGCCCGGCCCCGCACCCACCTGTCGTTTTCCCCGTCCGGCTCGCGCCACTTCGACGTGACGGCCATTCCTCTGCCCCCACCGCCCGAGGCCACCGGGGGCGGCCTGCTGATCTTGCGCGACGTGACCGAGCTGACCCGCTTGCAAACCGAAGCCACCCAGACCCAGCTGCGCCAGCAGCGCGAGGTACTGCAGGCCGTGCTGACGGCCCAGGAAGAAGAGCGCCGTCGCATCTCGGAGGCCTTGCACAATGGCATCGGGCAGCTGCTGTTTGCCGCCAAGCTCAACGCCGAGCATCAGCTGCAACTGCCGCCCGGCACGCCCAACAAAGTGCTGGACTTGCTCAATGAAGCTATTCGGGCTACCCGTACGGTGTCGTTTGAGCTTACCCCCATCGTGTTGGAAGACTTCGGGCTGCAATCGGCCTTGCAGAAGCTCACCCAGCACCTGCCGCCCGGCCAGTTACAGCTGCACTCCCACTTCCAGGGCCTGGAGCAGCCCCGCCCCCACCTCATGGACCTGGCTATTTACCGCATCGTGCAGGAGTTGGTCAATAATGTGCTTAAGCATGCTCATACTCTTGAAGCTACCCTACACGTGGTGCACGAAGACGGAGAAGTGTACCTGAGCATGGAAGACAACGGCGCGGGCTTTCTGCCCACCACGCCCTCGGCCCTGTCCAAAACCCTGGGCTTGGCCACCATCCGCAACCGGGTGGCCCTTTTTGAGGGCACCATCGAGCTCAACTCCCTACCCGGCCGCGGCACCATCGTCACGATTACCCTCCCGGTGCAGACGCAGCTCCCAGTGGGGAGTAGGGCTGGTATCTGA
- a CDS encoding response regulator yields MTRLFLVDDHQIIRDGLRSLLAAEPTLEVVGEAGNGEELLSQLPSTPTDVVLLDVNMPTLDGFATAARLRDEYPGIRVLALSMLNDESHVGRMLESGAHGYVLKSAGKQEIFQAIEAVMEGRRYLGSEIGMSMLTKVLQAPAATPDAAAAKAGGLSRREMEVLQLIAEGMTNAEIADKLFTSKRTVETHRQNIIEKTQAKNTAALIRYAARNGLLQ; encoded by the coding sequence ATGACCCGGCTTTTCTTAGTTGACGACCACCAAATCATTCGCGACGGACTCCGCTCGTTGCTGGCAGCTGAGCCCACCCTGGAAGTAGTAGGCGAAGCCGGCAACGGCGAAGAGCTGTTGAGCCAACTGCCCTCTACCCCAACCGACGTAGTGCTGCTGGACGTGAACATGCCCACGCTCGACGGCTTTGCCACCGCTGCCCGTCTGCGCGACGAATACCCCGGCATCCGGGTGCTGGCCCTGTCGATGCTCAACGACGAAAGCCACGTGGGGCGGATGCTGGAAAGCGGGGCCCACGGCTACGTGCTCAAATCGGCGGGCAAGCAGGAAATCTTCCAGGCCATTGAGGCCGTCATGGAGGGCCGACGCTACCTGGGCTCGGAAATTGGCATGAGCATGCTCACCAAAGTGCTGCAAGCTCCCGCTGCTACTCCCGACGCGGCAGCAGCCAAGGCCGGCGGACTGTCGAGGCGGGAAATGGAGGTGCTGCAGCTTATTGCCGAAGGCATGACCAACGCCGAAATTGCCGATAAGCTCTTTACCAGCAAGCGTACCGTCGAAACCCACCGCCAGAACATCATCGAGAAAACCCAGGCCAAAAACACCGCCGCCCTGATTCGGTACGCCGCCCGCAACGGCCTGCTGCAATAA
- the prmA gene encoding 50S ribosomal protein L11 methyltransferase produces MDFVEVRVQAPRELADILVAELAEVGYDTFEDNDEGFCAYIGEGDFNADAVAEVMSRYEGLGELGYEHRVITRQNWNAEWEKNFQPLIIADRVSVRAPFHEKPEGLEYEIVIMPRMSFGTGHHETTALMIENQLDIDHNGKRVLDMGCGTGILAIMAVHLGAAEVLAVDVEPWTVENAADNAAENNCTNIECRLGGVEVLEGEKPFDIILANINRNVLLEDMHAYAALLPQGRPILFSGFYQEDLSKIEAEATKHALVYQSHRTKNNWVSAIFTKL; encoded by the coding sequence ATGGATTTTGTAGAAGTACGCGTACAAGCCCCCCGTGAACTTGCTGATATTCTGGTAGCTGAGCTAGCGGAAGTGGGCTATGATACCTTCGAGGACAACGACGAGGGCTTCTGCGCCTACATCGGCGAAGGCGACTTCAACGCCGACGCCGTAGCCGAGGTAATGTCCCGCTACGAGGGCCTGGGCGAGCTGGGCTATGAGCACCGCGTCATCACCCGCCAGAATTGGAATGCCGAGTGGGAAAAGAACTTCCAGCCGCTCATCATTGCCGACCGAGTATCGGTGCGGGCCCCTTTCCACGAAAAGCCCGAGGGCCTGGAGTACGAAATCGTGATTATGCCGCGCATGTCTTTTGGCACCGGGCACCACGAAACCACCGCCCTGATGATTGAAAACCAGCTCGACATCGACCATAATGGTAAGCGGGTACTAGACATGGGCTGCGGCACCGGCATCCTGGCCATCATGGCTGTGCATTTGGGCGCCGCCGAAGTGCTGGCCGTAGATGTGGAGCCCTGGACCGTGGAAAACGCCGCCGACAACGCCGCTGAAAATAACTGCACGAATATTGAGTGCCGCCTCGGCGGGGTGGAAGTGCTGGAGGGGGAAAAGCCTTTTGATATCATCCTGGCCAACATCAACCGCAACGTGCTGCTGGAGGATATGCACGCCTATGCAGCCTTGCTGCCGCAGGGACGTCCTATTTTATTCAGCGGCTTTTACCAAGAGGATTTATCTAAGATTGAAGCCGAGGCGACGAAACACGCATTGGTCTATCAGTCACACCGAACCAAGAATAACTGGGTTTCGGCGATTTTCACGAAATTGTAG
- a CDS encoding porin family protein: MKKTVIVLASLLSVATISASRAQGVRLGLRAGANYSNLAGDVQNESTYNNKIGFLGGVMLNADLSGDGFLSVQPEILFSQKGFENKPTEYKYLLTTQKREGKVNYNYLDVPVLFKINASGLVLEAGPQYSYLISVKDETKVTTTSSINGNSTTSTTNNQKDLSKLNRNELGYVAGIGYQAENGVSLNLRYTGGFSDFVKSDDGSYFNGDLGKARNSAFQLSLGYLLPNK; the protein is encoded by the coding sequence ATGAAAAAGACCGTAATTGTATTAGCCTCTCTGCTATCGGTCGCGACGATTAGTGCTTCCCGCGCCCAGGGTGTTCGCCTGGGGCTCCGGGCCGGCGCCAATTACTCTAACTTAGCTGGTGACGTTCAGAACGAAAGCACCTACAACAACAAAATCGGCTTCCTGGGCGGCGTAATGCTCAACGCCGACCTAAGCGGCGACGGGTTCCTGTCGGTGCAGCCCGAGATTCTGTTTTCCCAGAAAGGCTTCGAGAATAAGCCTACCGAGTACAAATATCTGCTCACCACCCAGAAGCGGGAAGGCAAGGTAAATTACAACTACCTCGACGTGCCGGTGCTCTTCAAGATCAATGCCAGCGGGCTGGTGCTCGAAGCCGGTCCGCAGTACTCCTACCTGATTAGTGTGAAGGATGAAACGAAGGTAACTACTACCTCGAGCATAAACGGCAACTCTACGACCTCCACGACCAACAATCAGAAGGACCTGAGCAAGCTCAACCGCAATGAACTGGGCTACGTGGCCGGCATCGGCTACCAGGCCGAAAACGGCGTCAGCCTGAATCTGCGCTACACCGGTGGCTTCAGCGACTTTGTGAAGAGTGACGACGGCAGCTACTTCAACGGGGACCTGGGCAAAGCCCGCAATTCGGCCTTCCAGCTTTCCCTGGGCTACCTGCTGCCCAATAAGTAA
- a CDS encoding dipeptidase, whose product MASYLESNQERFLSELLDWLRIPSVSADPKFHGDVLRAADYLKTRLEEVGVENVELCQTAGNPIVYGEKIIDPSLPTVLVYGHYDVQPADPYELWTSGPFDPVIKDGKIYARGACDDKGQVYMHVKAFEVLMQEGGVPCNIKIMIEGEEEVGSNNLGIFVRENKEKLKADVILVSDTGMIANDTPSIEVGLRGLSYHEVEVTGPNRDLHSGLYGGAVANPINILCKMIASLHDENNHITIPGFYDNVDELSAEERAEMAKAPHSDDEFKQSIGLTDIHGEKGYSTPERVSIRPTLDVNGIWGGYTGEGAKTVIASKAYAKISMRLVPHQTSDEITALFQKHFESIAPASVTVKVKPHHGGEPVVTPTDSVAYKAAADAMETTFGKRPIPTRGGGSIPIVAMFKTELGLDTVLLGFGLDSDAIHSPNEHYGVFNFLKGIETIPHFYRNYAAAMTGK is encoded by the coding sequence ATGGCTTCCTACCTCGAAAGCAACCAAGAGCGTTTTCTGAGCGAATTGCTCGACTGGCTGCGTATTCCCTCGGTTTCGGCCGATCCTAAGTTTCACGGCGACGTGCTGCGCGCCGCCGATTACCTCAAAACCCGCCTCGAAGAAGTGGGCGTGGAGAATGTGGAGCTGTGCCAGACGGCCGGCAACCCTATCGTCTACGGCGAGAAAATCATTGATCCCAGCCTGCCCACGGTGCTCGTGTACGGCCACTACGACGTGCAGCCCGCCGACCCCTACGAGCTCTGGACGTCCGGCCCCTTCGACCCCGTCATCAAGGACGGCAAGATCTACGCCCGCGGCGCCTGCGACGATAAGGGCCAGGTGTACATGCACGTCAAGGCCTTCGAGGTGCTGATGCAGGAAGGCGGCGTGCCCTGCAACATCAAAATCATGATTGAGGGCGAGGAGGAAGTCGGCTCCAACAACCTGGGCATCTTCGTGCGCGAAAACAAGGAGAAGCTCAAAGCCGACGTCATTCTGGTGTCTGACACGGGCATGATTGCCAATGACACGCCCAGCATCGAGGTGGGCCTGCGCGGCCTGAGCTACCACGAGGTGGAGGTAACCGGCCCCAACCGCGACCTGCACTCGGGCCTGTATGGTGGTGCCGTGGCCAACCCCATCAACATCCTGTGCAAGATGATTGCCTCCTTGCACGACGAGAACAACCACATTACCATTCCCGGCTTCTACGACAACGTCGACGAGCTTTCAGCTGAGGAGCGGGCCGAAATGGCCAAAGCCCCGCACTCCGACGACGAGTTTAAGCAAAGCATCGGCCTGACCGACATCCACGGCGAGAAAGGCTACAGCACGCCGGAGCGCGTCAGCATCCGGCCCACGCTCGACGTGAACGGTATCTGGGGCGGCTACACCGGCGAGGGTGCCAAGACCGTTATTGCCTCCAAGGCCTACGCCAAAATCTCGATGCGCCTGGTGCCCCACCAGACTTCCGACGAAATTACGGCCTTGTTTCAGAAGCACTTCGAAAGCATTGCCCCGGCCAGCGTGACGGTGAAGGTGAAGCCCCACCACGGCGGGGAGCCCGTCGTGACGCCCACCGACTCGGTAGCCTACAAAGCCGCCGCCGACGCCATGGAAACCACCTTCGGCAAGCGCCCCATCCCCACCCGCGGTGGCGGCTCCATCCCGATTGTGGCCATGTTCAAAACCGAGCTCGGCCTCGACACCGTCCTGCTCGGCTTCGGCCTCGACTCCGACGCCATCCACTCGCCCAATGAGCACTACGGCGTATTTAACTTCCTGAAGGGCATCGAAACCATCCCGCACTTCTACCGCAACTACGCCGCCGCAATGACGGGCAAATAA
- a CDS encoding DUF6150 family protein, which yields MLASLLFSGWLALNPFRPAPPVPFVAAAAVPVGSIDPCRIYGSIYLETDPYRRSYCFATVYLEPEEAFADLLVYQEDNKLFADKAGFWYQTPTRDFADYVLFVTDKRALADFYIHYTKSRSFAGCRKE from the coding sequence ATGCTTGCTTCCCTACTGTTTTCCGGCTGGCTGGCCCTGAATCCGTTTCGACCAGCGCCACCCGTGCCTTTCGTGGCTGCGGCTGCTGTGCCGGTCGGCTCCATCGACCCCTGCCGGATTTACGGCTCGATCTACCTTGAAACCGACCCCTACCGCCGCAGCTACTGCTTTGCTACGGTGTATCTGGAGCCTGAGGAAGCCTTTGCCGATTTACTGGTGTACCAGGAAGACAACAAGCTATTTGCCGATAAAGCCGGCTTCTGGTACCAGACGCCCACCCGCGACTTCGCCGACTACGTGCTGTTCGTCACCGATAAGCGCGCCCTGGCCGACTTCTACATTCACTACACTAAGTCCCGCTCGTTTGCTGGCTGCCGCAAGGAGTAA
- a CDS encoding HTH-like domain-containing protein produces MKHLFTQISLAIEQAALANQKVAMLHLQVLKHADELAAVSPKDFCEAVGLQDSYKAEYSKMLKLASVMKQENLKLA; encoded by the coding sequence ATGAAGCATTTATTTACTCAAATTTCACTTGCCATTGAACAGGCGGCACTGGCAAATCAAAAAGTTGCCATGCTGCATTTACAGGTTTTGAAGCACGCTGACGAATTAGCCGCAGTGTCTCCAAAAGACTTTTGTGAAGCCGTGGGCCTACAGGATTCTTACAAGGCAGAGTATAGTAAGATGCTCAAATTGGCTTCTGTTATGAAGCAGGAGAATCTGAAACTGGCCTAA